TCAGGCTGAAACAAATATTCAGTACAAACATCAGGTCACGTAGAAGCTCCAACCGGGTCGAGGAGGATGCACTTCAGAGGTTGATGAATTCAAAGTATAAAGATGGTCGCTCCACAACTGAAGCAGAAATCTCGggcatgatgattgctatgattttTGCTGCAAAACACACGACCTCTAGCACTACTGTATGGACTGGAGCCTGCATGCTGAGCAATACCAAGTTCTTAATAGCTGCCGTGGAGGAGCAAAAGCATATCATTAGCAAGTACAAGAACCAAATAGGCTATGATGCCTTGTTAGAGATGGATACCCTGCATAGATGCATCAAAGAGGCACTTAGGATGCATACTGCAGTGCCAATGTTAGTTCGCAAGGCCCATAAAGAATTCAAGGTGCGGACCAAAGAAGGCAAGGAATATAACATACCTGGAGGGCATAACATTGTAATCCCTACGGCACTCAACAATAAGCTGGCTTGTGTTTATAGTGACCCTCATGTATATGATCCAGATCGGTTTGCTCTTGGAAGAGAGGAGGACAAAGTTGGTGGCAAGTACTCTTTCACGTCATTTAGTGGTGGAAGGCATGCTTGCCCTGGCATGGTCTTCGCTTACATGCAAATTAAGGTGATATGGAGCCATCTGTTAAGAAACTTTGACCTCAAGCTAATATCACCATACCCTCAGGTAGATTGGAGCATGATCGGTCTATTGCCTAAGGGGAAAGTAATGATAAGTTATAAGAGACGTCAGCTGATATTGTAGTAGCAATAT
Above is a window of Triticum dicoccoides isolate Atlit2015 ecotype Zavitan chromosome 5B, WEW_v2.0, whole genome shotgun sequence DNA encoding:
- the LOC119306981 gene encoding obtusifoliol 14-alpha demethylase-like; protein product: MDMLGTRATWLAIAIFFITVVATKISRWKNNVHPFSTRPLPPAVNILSLLPSLFNKGFRVTVSDLYTSFGSVFTINMLGPKMTLLVGPEVSTHFFQGLDSEISLGNLAEFTVPIFGQEALYGVDTSTHRQQMNFMVDTLKPSNIRSLVDPMFQEVEAYFAKWGEDGIVDLKHELEQVLIFTSSRCLLGYEVRETMLEEVYSLFNELENGFNFFSLLFPYIPTPPNRKRDKAHIRLKQIFSTNIRSRRSSNRVEEDALQRLMNSKYKDGRSTTEAEISGMMIAMIFAAKHTTSSTTVWTGACMLSNTKFLIAAVEEQKHIISKYKNQIGYDALLEMDTLHRCIKEALRMHTAVPMLVRKAHKEFKVRTKEGKEYNIPGGHNIVIPTALNNKLACVYSDPHVYDPDRFALGREEDKVGGKYSFTSFSGGRHACPGMVFAYMQIKVIWSHLLRNFDLKLISPYPQVDWSMIGLLPKGKVMISYKRRQLIL